GCACCGAAGGCCGCCGAGTGGGGCTCCTCGACCAGCAGCTTCGCCGCCGCCGAGGTGTCGACGTAGGTGCTCACCGCTCCCCGCGCAGGTCGTCCAGCACCTCGGCCGTACTCAGATCGACACGCACTCGCGGCAGTGCCTGGAATCCACCACGCACGGTCGCCTCGCGCGCCACCGGCAGCTCGTCGACACCCGCGGGGACGAGCCGCGCCACGGGCTTGCCGTGCTTGGTCACCAGGAAGGACTCCCCTGCCTCGACGTCACGCATCACCGCAGCATTGTCGTTGCGCAGCTCCCGCTGGGTGATGATCCGCACCCCCAGAGTGTAGCGCTGCGTAGCACTTCGCGTTCGGTCCGCCGGTCGAGGTGCGAGCGCAGCGACCCACCACCGCCGGTCGAGGTGCGAGCGCAGCGAGCCACGAGACCCGACCCGCCCTGAGGGACCGCCCTGCCTGGACCACCCCGCCGGGCATGACCCACCCCCGTAGATTCACAGGCGTGCTGATGATCCACGGCCCCCAGCCGGGCCCGGTCGACGACGACGCCCTCTCCCACCACTACCCGTGGCCCGACACCACCGAGCGGGCCTACGTCCGCGCGATGATGGTCTGCACCCTCGACGGCGCGGCCGCGGGCGACGACGGGCTCAGCGGCTCGGTGTCGGGCGGCGCGGACCGCGCGGTGCTGCGCGCCGTACGCCGCTTCGCCGACGTCGTCCTCGTGGGTGGCGGCACGATGAAGGCCGAGGGCTACGGCCCGCTGAGGGCGCGCGCCGAGGACGCCGACGTACGCCGCGAGGCCGGCCAGGCCCCGGCCCCGGTGCTCGCCGTGGTGTCCGGGAGCCTCGACCTGCCGCTGGACCCGGGCGGGTTCACCGACTCCGACGTCACCCCGATCGTGTTCACCACCTCCTCCGCGGACCCGGCGAAGGTCGACGACGTCCGCCAGCGCTGCGAGGTCGTGCGGCTGCCCGGGGAGAAGGTCGACGCCGAGCAGGTGCTCGAGCAGCTGCACCGCCGCGGCCTGGGCCGGGTCGTCTGCGAGGGCGGGCCGGGCCTGCTGCACCAGGTGACCGAGGCCGGGCTGCTGGACGAGGCCGACATCACGATCGCCCCGATGCTGGTCGGCACCGACAACACCCCGAGCACGCCGATGGTCAGCGACCCGGGCGCGATGGTGCTCCAGCACGTCCTGACCGCCGAGGAGTTCCTCATGCTGCGCTACACCCGCACCGCCGAGGCCACGGGCCGCGGCAGCGACAGCGACAGCGACAGCAGCAACGACGGCGCGGACGCAGGAGCGAACTCGTGATCGACCTGCGTCGCCTGGCGGCGCTGGTGACCGAGCACGGCGACCTGCTCGACGCCCCGGTCGCCCCGTTCCGGCTCGCCACCCCCGACACCGCCCGCGAGGTCGACACCGACACCGACCCGGTCATCATGGGCGTGGTCAACCTGTCCAGGGACAGCTGGTACCGCGAGTCGGTCGCCATCGGCACCGAGGCCGCCCTGCGCCTCGGCCGGCTCCAGGTCGCCCAGGGCGCGCACCTCATCGACGTGGGCGCGGAGTCGATCCAGGACTACGCCGCCGACGTCGCGGCCGAGCAGCAGGTCGAGCAGCTGGTCCCGGTGATCGAGGGGCTGACCCGGGACGGCGTCGTCGTCTCGGTCGAGGCCTACCACCCCAGCGTCGTGAAGGCCTCCTTCGAAGCCGGCGCCCGGGTCCTCAACCTCACCGGCTCGGCGCACGACGAGGAGATGTTCGCCCTCGCCGCGCAGTACGACGCCAGCGTGATCCTCTGCCACGTCGGCGGCACCCACCCCCGCGACCTCGACCCCGACGCCGACCCGGGCGCGGACCCGATCGCCCACATGACCCCGCAGTTCGAGGCCCGCATCGCGGCGGCCCGCGCCGCCGGCGTCACCAGCCTCTCGCTCGACCCGGGCATCGGCTTCGGCTTCCGCTGGGCCCCCACGATGGACGCCCGCGTGGCCTACCAGTCCCACGTCCTGCTGGAGACCTTCCGCCTGCGCGCGCTGGGCCTCCCGCTGTGCCACGCCCTCCCCGCGGCCCGCCACCTGTGGGGCGAGGAGGTCCGCTCCGCCGAGCACTTCTTCGCGGTCCTCGCCCACCTCGGCCGCACCGGCATCTACCGCGTCCACGAGGTCCCCCGCGTCGCCGCCGCCCTCAGGACCCTCCACACCCTCTGACCACCTCCCCCAGGTGGTCGAGCAAGCGTCGAGACCACCGCACACCCAGGTGGTCGAGCAGCGAGGAGCGCCAGCGACGAGCGCGCGTCGAGACCCGACCTACCGCGCCCGCACCTTCGCGCTGGCCGCGGACACCGGGGAGAACCCGCTGCCGGTCTTGGCCTCGATGGTGAACCGCCACGGCCCCGTCGTCCCGACCCCGAAGTCCGTACGCCGCAGCTCGGCGTCGACGAAGCGCCGGATCGTCGTCCTCGCCCCGCCGGCGCCGCGGCCGTCGGCGGTGATGCGGAAGCAGCACGGCGGCGCCTCGCCCCAGGAGGGGTCGCCCCAGGACACGAGCACGGTCCGGTCGCCACCGCGCCGTCCGGGCTTCACCCGCGGCGCCGGCATCTGCTCGGGGGCGGCGTACGTCCGCCCGGTCGCGGAGATCGGCAGGCCCGGACCGAAGGCGGCGGTCACGCCGCGCACCGTCACCACGTGCTCGGTGCCGTGGGTCAGGCCGCGCACGAAGCCCTTGACGGTGTCCTTCCTGGTGCGGGCGGTCTGGAAGTCGACGGGCTCCCCGTCCACCTCCACCAGCCACGAGTCGGGCCGGCCGACCGTCTTGTGGCTCTTCTTGAAGCTGCGCCACGCCACGAAGAAGCCACCCGCCCGGGGCTTGAGCTGCATCCACACCGGCGCGGCCCACTGGTCCTCGTGGACGAACTCCAGCTCCGGCGACGGGTACCCGTACCCGCTCTCGGTCAGTGCCCTCACCGCGAAGCTGCCCGGGGTGTGCCCCAGGGAGTGGGGTACGTCGGCGC
This genomic window from Nocardioides marinus contains:
- a CDS encoding type II toxin-antitoxin system Phd/YefM family antitoxin; amino-acid sequence: MRIITQRELRNDNAAVMRDVEAGESFLVTKHGKPVARLVPAGVDELPVAREATVRGGFQALPRVRVDLSTAEVLDDLRGER
- a CDS encoding pyrimidine reductase family protein produces the protein MIHGPQPGPVDDDALSHHYPWPDTTERAYVRAMMVCTLDGAAAGDDGLSGSVSGGADRAVLRAVRRFADVVLVGGGTMKAEGYGPLRARAEDADVRREAGQAPAPVLAVVSGSLDLPLDPGGFTDSDVTPIVFTTSSADPAKVDDVRQRCEVVRLPGEKVDAEQVLEQLHRRGLGRVVCEGGPGLLHQVTEAGLLDEADITIAPMLVGTDNTPSTPMVSDPGAMVLQHVLTAEEFLMLRYTRTAEATGRGSDSDSDSSNDGADAGANS
- a CDS encoding dihydropteroate synthase — encoded protein: MIDLRRLAALVTEHGDLLDAPVAPFRLATPDTAREVDTDTDPVIMGVVNLSRDSWYRESVAIGTEAALRLGRLQVAQGAHLIDVGAESIQDYAADVAAEQQVEQLVPVIEGLTRDGVVVSVEAYHPSVVKASFEAGARVLNLTGSAHDEEMFALAAQYDASVILCHVGGTHPRDLDPDADPGADPIAHMTPQFEARIAAARAAGVTSLSLDPGIGFGFRWAPTMDARVAYQSHVLLETFRLRALGLPLCHALPAARHLWGEEVRSAEHFFAVLAHLGRTGIYRVHEVPRVAAALRTLHTL